The window GGTCCGGACGGGCACAACATCGAAGCGGTTTGCCACGAACCTGAGGCTTGACCCTTCCATCAAGGGGCGCGCCACAAGTAAGCCGACGTCTGATCGAGATGAGACTTCGGAGGAAGGGGTGGCGCTTCGCCGCCCCTTTTACGCTTGCTTATTCTTTCGCCCTTGGCTTTTTTGCGAAAACCTATAATACAGGTTTTCAAAAGTCATAGGATAAAGAATGAGCGAAACGTTACCGCCCACTCCATCGTCCGGCGACCTCGTGGCGGGCGCGGTCTCGCAGATATCCGCGCTCATCCGCGGAAGCCAGCTGAAGCCGGGGGATCGCCTGCCCTCCGAAGCCGCCCTGACGGAAAGTCTCAGCGTGTCCCGCACCGTGGTTCGCGAGGCCCTGCGTTCGCTCGCCGCGATGCGACTGATCGACCTCGGCGCCGGCAAGCGGCCCACCGTCGCCGAACTCGACGACAGTTCCATCGCCATGACCTTCCGGCACGGCCTGTTCACCGACCAGATCGACATCCGCCAGATCTATGACGCGCGCCGCACCATCGAGGGGCGTACGGCAACGCTCGCCGCCCTGCTGCGCACCGAGAAGGAGGCGGACGAGATGCTCGGCTTCGCCCGCGCCATGCAGAACCGCCTCGATCAACCGGCGGTCGTCATGGAAAACGACCTCGCCCTTCATCTGGCGATCGCGCGCACCTCGAGGAACCCCATCTTCGCCCTCATGATCGGCGCCTTTCAGGGCGTGATCGTCGAGAGCTGGCCGATCGGCTGGAAGGCCCGCGCTACCGACGACGAACGCGAAGTCATGAACCGCCTGCACCTCGCCCTCGCCGAGGCGATAGCCGCCTCCGATCCTCAGGCGGCCTCGACCATCATGGACCGGCATTTCGACGAGAGCCTCAAGGCTCTCGCCCGTGCCGGCCTGACCTGAACCACGAAACTGGAGTTCCCATGAAAATCACAGGTCTCGAAACCGTGCGCGTCGCTGAGCGCGCCAATCTCCTCTGGCTGCTCGTGCACACCGACGAAGGCATAACCGGCCTCGGGGAAACCTTCTTCGGCGCGGAGACCGTCGAAGCCTACATCCACGAATACATCGCGCCGCGGGTCATCGGCCGTGATCCGCTGGAGATCGACCGCCTCGCGGCCGACCTCGTCGGCTATGTCGGTTTCCGTTCCTCCGGCGCAGAAGTGCGCGGCAACTCCGCCTTCGACATCGCGCTCTGGGACATTTTCGGGAAGGCGACGGGGCAGCCGATCGCCCAGCTCCTCGGCGGGTTCACGCGCCGCGAGATCCGTACCTATAACACGTGCGCCGGCACCGAATACATCAAGAAGGCGACCGGCCAGACGACCTCCAACTATGGCCTTTCGACTGGCAAGGACTATGACGACCTGAACGGTTTCCTGCACCGCGCCGACGAACTGGCGCTCTCGCTGCTCGAAGACGGCATCACCGCCATGAAGATTTGGCCGTTCGACGCGGCCGCCGAAAAGACGCGCGGCCAGTATATCTCGGTTCCCGACCTAAAGCAGGCGCTCGTTCCCTTCGAAAAGATCCGCGCTGCCGTTGGCGACAGGATGGACATCATGGTCGAGTTTCACTCCACGTGGCAGTTGCTGCCGGCCATGCAGATGGCCAAGGCGCTCGCTCCCTTCAACACCTTCTGGCATGAAGATCCGATCAAGATGGACAGCCTTTCGAGCCTGAAGCGCTATGCCGAAGTCTCCCCGGCCCCGATCTCGGCCTCCGAAACGCTCGCTACCCGGTGGGGTTTCCGCGACTACCTCGAAAGCGGCGCGGCCGGCATCGTCATGCTCGACATATCCTGGTGCGGCGGGCTCTCGGAAGCCCGCAAGATCGCGTCGATGGCCGAAGCCTGGCACCTGCCCGTCGCCCCCCATGATTGCACCGGCCCGGTGGTGCTCTGCGCCTCGACCCATCTGTCGCTCAATGCACCCAATGCGCTGGTCCAGGAAAGCGTGCGCGCCTTCTACAACACCTGGTATCGCGACCTTGTGACCGCGCTGCCGGAGGTGAAGAACGGGATGATCACGGTCCCCCCGGGCCCGGGGCTTGGCATGGAGCTTCATCCCGACATCGAGAGGACATTCACGGTCAGCCGCCGCATGTCCGACGCCTCAGCGATCTGATTGACGTGACGGCCTAGGGAGAAAAAAGGACGACGGCGCCGGCCCTTGGGCACGCCAAAGCCGGCGCCAAGCCTCCTCGGCGCCGGCCTTCATGCGGGACAGCCTTCTCGATACGCGCAACATAAAATAAGCCCGCAGCGGAGACCGCTGCGGGCTTATTTTATGGCGCGGTCACTAAGGACTGCCACTACAGCGCCGCGCGTCTTATCAGACGCGCAAAGGACGCTGTAGCACTTTGAATTGCCGCATGTTTCAAATCCTTAAATCGGCTACGATTTAAGGAAACGTGCAGTAGGGAGACTACTTGCGGATCTCGGCGAGTTCGGCAAGGACTGCGTCCACGACGTCAGCACCGATCTCGTCCATGTGCTTTTGGTAAACAACCATCGACTTCTCGCGGATGCGAGCCTGCTCTTCCGGAGAGAGGGCGTTCACTTCCAGGCCAGCCGCCTTGATCTTCTCGAGCGACTTCTTGTTCAGGTCGCCGATAACCTGGCGCTCGACATCACGACCGACGGTAGCGCACTCGCGCAGAGCCGCCTGTTCATCGGGCGTGTAGGTGTCGAAGATCGCCTTGGAGAAGAGGAAGAGGAACGGCGTGTAGGCGTGGTTGGTCTCGGTGACGTATTTCTGCACTTCGAAGAACTTCGAGGTGTCGATCGTCACATAGGGGTTTTCCTGGGCGTCGATCGTCTTGGTTTCCAGAGCCGAGAAGACTTCGCCGAAGGCCATCGGAGTAGCGTTGGCGCCGAGGTTCTGGAAGGTGTCGAGGAAGACGTTGTTCTGCATGACGCGAACCTTCATGCCCTCGAAGTCTTCCCACTTGGTGACCGGACGCACCGAGTTGGACAGGTTACGGAATCCGTTTTC of the Sinorhizobium chiapasense genome contains:
- a CDS encoding FadR/GntR family transcriptional regulator; the encoded protein is MSETLPPTPSSGDLVAGAVSQISALIRGSQLKPGDRLPSEAALTESLSVSRTVVREALRSLAAMRLIDLGAGKRPTVAELDDSSIAMTFRHGLFTDQIDIRQIYDARRTIEGRTATLAALLRTEKEADEMLGFARAMQNRLDQPAVVMENDLALHLAIARTSRNPIFALMIGAFQGVIVESWPIGWKARATDDEREVMNRLHLALAEAIAASDPQAASTIMDRHFDESLKALARAGLT
- a CDS encoding TRAP transporter substrate-binding protein codes for the protein MRKLLLTTTAIALACTMSAPAFAEFNDRNIRVSNGINADHPVGNGIEAMQKCLDEKSGGKLKLTAFWGGALGGDLQATQALRSGVQEAVVTSSSPLVGIEPALGVFDLPFLFSNAEEAYKVLDGDFGERMNKKLEAVGLVNLAYWENGFRNLSNSVRPVTKWEDFEGMKVRVMQNNVFLDTFQNLGANATPMAFGEVFSALETKTIDAQENPYVTIDTSKFFEVQKYVTETNHAYTPFLFLFSKAIFDTYTPDEQAALRECATVGRDVERQVIGDLNKKSLEKIKAAGLEVNALSPEEQARIREKSMVVYQKHMDEIGADVVDAVLAELAEIRK
- a CDS encoding mandelate racemase/muconate lactonizing enzyme family protein, with the translated sequence MKITGLETVRVAERANLLWLLVHTDEGITGLGETFFGAETVEAYIHEYIAPRVIGRDPLEIDRLAADLVGYVGFRSSGAEVRGNSAFDIALWDIFGKATGQPIAQLLGGFTRREIRTYNTCAGTEYIKKATGQTTSNYGLSTGKDYDDLNGFLHRADELALSLLEDGITAMKIWPFDAAAEKTRGQYISVPDLKQALVPFEKIRAAVGDRMDIMVEFHSTWQLLPAMQMAKALAPFNTFWHEDPIKMDSLSSLKRYAEVSPAPISASETLATRWGFRDYLESGAAGIVMLDISWCGGLSEARKIASMAEAWHLPVAPHDCTGPVVLCASTHLSLNAPNALVQESVRAFYNTWYRDLVTALPEVKNGMITVPPGPGLGMELHPDIERTFTVSRRMSDASAI